A DNA window from Parabacteroides johnsonii DSM 18315 contains the following coding sequences:
- a CDS encoding RNA recognition motif domain-containing protein, whose product MNMYIGNLSYNVRESDLRDVMEEFGTVDSVKLIIDRDTRRSKGFAFVEMPEDSEAQNAIRDLNGATYEGRQMVVKEALPRN is encoded by the coding sequence ATGAACATGTATATTGGTAACCTTAGCTATAACGTTAGGGAATCAGATTTAAGAGATGTAATGGAAGAGTTCGGAACAGTTGATTCAGTAAAACTTATCATCGATCGCGACACAAGAAGATCTAAAGGTTTTGCATTCGTCGAAATGCCGGAAGATTCCGAAGCACAAAACGCAATCAGAGATTTGAACGGAGCCACTTACGAAGGCCGTCAGATGGTTGTAAAAGAAGCACTCCCAAGAAATTAA
- a CDS encoding class I SAM-dependent DNA methyltransferase has translation MNKIADFFDTLADRWDELCYHDPEKLNDILQRTGLRKGLRILDIGCGTGVLESYLLPYSPRQIVGVDLSPAMIEKARSKYATPVVDFRCQNVWDIQGESFDYIIAYSVFPHFQEPEKLVSHLAGILPAGGELVICHSESRDKINGHHDKHAGKLSEGLPPVEELARMLSPFFTVNTMEDSDRLYMISATRK, from the coding sequence ATGAACAAGATAGCAGACTTCTTCGACACTCTTGCCGACAGATGGGACGAACTTTGCTATCATGATCCGGAAAAACTGAACGACATCCTGCAACGGACCGGCCTTCGAAAAGGGCTTCGCATCCTGGACATCGGATGCGGAACCGGCGTATTGGAGAGTTATCTCCTACCTTATTCTCCCCGGCAGATTGTCGGAGTAGACCTTTCGCCTGCAATGATCGAGAAGGCACGGAGCAAATATGCGACCCCGGTCGTCGACTTCCGTTGCCAGAACGTATGGGATATACAGGGAGAATCTTTCGACTATATCATTGCCTATAGTGTTTTCCCTCATTTCCAGGAACCGGAGAAGCTGGTCTCCCATTTAGCCGGAATACTACCGGCAGGCGGCGAACTGGTGATCTGTCACAGCGAAAGTCGCGACAAGATCAACGGACACCATGACAAGCATGCCGGAAAACTGTCGGAAGGATTGCCTCCCGTGGAAGAGCTGGCCCGCATGCTATCTCCTTTTTTCACTGTCAACACGATGGAAGACAGTGACCGGCTTTATATGATTAGCGCCACTCGCAAATAG
- a CDS encoding malate dehydrogenase — protein MKTLTDEKLTIVGAAGMIGSNMAQTAIMMGLTSNICLYDPYAPGLEGVAEELFHCGFEGVNITFTSDIKDALTGAKYIVNSGGAARKAGMTREDLLKGNAAIAEEFGKNVKAYCPDVKHIVVIFNPADITGLITLLYSGLKPSQVTTLAALDSTRLRSELAKHFGVSMDVVENCRTYGGHGEQMAVYASTAKVDGKPLAGMIGTDALTKEQWAEIQTKVTKGGANIIALRGRSSFQSPSYVSIEMIAAAMGGKPFRWPAGAYVSNGKFDHIMMAWETSITKDGVALKEIKGTPEEEAALEKSYKHLCALRDEVIAMGVLPPISEWHALNPNIK, from the coding sequence ATGAAAACATTGACAGACGAAAAGCTCACGATCGTAGGAGCGGCAGGTATGATTGGTTCGAATATGGCTCAGACAGCCATCATGATGGGACTTACTTCTAATATCTGTTTGTATGATCCGTACGCTCCGGGCTTGGAAGGGGTTGCCGAAGAGTTGTTCCATTGTGGCTTCGAAGGTGTTAATATCACTTTCACTTCCGATATCAAAGATGCACTGACTGGAGCCAAATATATCGTGAACTCCGGTGGGGCCGCCCGTAAGGCGGGTATGACCCGTGAAGACTTGCTGAAAGGAAATGCCGCTATCGCCGAAGAATTCGGAAAAAACGTAAAGGCCTATTGTCCGGATGTCAAGCATATCGTAGTTATTTTCAATCCGGCTGACATCACAGGTTTGATCACACTGTTGTATTCAGGTTTGAAACCTTCGCAGGTGACGACTTTGGCAGCTTTGGATTCTACTCGCCTGCGTAGCGAATTGGCCAAGCATTTCGGTGTTTCTATGGATGTTGTGGAGAACTGTCGTACATACGGCGGTCATGGCGAGCAAATGGCTGTTTACGCTTCTACCGCTAAAGTGGATGGCAAGCCGTTGGCCGGCATGATCGGCACGGATGCTTTGACTAAGGAACAATGGGCGGAAATTCAGACGAAGGTGACGAAAGGTGGTGCCAACATCATCGCTTTGCGTGGCCGCTCTTCTTTCCAGAGTCCGTCTTATGTCTCTATCGAGATGATTGCAGCCGCTATGGGAGGTAAACCGTTCCGCTGGCCGGCAGGTGCTTATGTCTCCAACGGTAAGTTCGACCACATCATGATGGCTTGGGAAACTTCCATTACAAAAGATGGCGTAGCTTTGAAAGAGATAAAAGGTACCCCGGAAGAAGAAGCCGCTTTGGAAAAGAGCTACAAGCATCTTTGCGCGTTGCGTGACGAAGTGATCGCAATGGGTGTTTTGCCTCCGATCTCCGAATGGCATGCATTGAATCCGAATATTAAATGA
- a CDS encoding MFS transporter, with translation MTEQIQRKLSESKTARWSVLALVAFTMLCGYFITDMMAPLQDLLQTPVEGGGLGWTANEYGKFTSAYGWFNVFFLMLIFGGMILDKMGVRFTGLMATSIMLIGVFIKWFGISHNFDGATVTVFGSEYGYPLVVASLGYALFGVGVEIAGITVSKIIVKWFKGKEMALAMGLEMACARIGTGLAIGVTPLLSRAFGNSISMPIFIGLILLCIGLLSFIVFVVMDKRRDAEDAAGATGEEDAEEPFRFGDILDIITLKGFWYMALLCVLFYSAVFPFLKYAPNLMINKFGIDPEWSGVIPALLPFGNILLTPFFGNLYDRKGKGATIMIIGSIMLIFIHFTFSIPMLDNWLVALILILLLGIAFSLVPSAMWPSVPKIIPENKLGTAYALIFWVQNWGLMGVPYMIGIVLDQYCISGEINGKPTYDYTIPMLIFTCFGVLALVISLLLKREDRIKGYGLELPNIKKDADIVLAEEMIGEGQR, from the coding sequence ATGACAGAACAAATTCAGAGAAAACTGAGCGAATCAAAAACGGCGAGATGGTCCGTACTGGCGCTCGTCGCATTCACAATGCTCTGCGGATACTTCATCACGGATATGATGGCTCCGCTACAGGACTTACTACAAACCCCCGTCGAAGGTGGCGGACTGGGATGGACAGCCAATGAATACGGCAAATTCACCAGCGCCTACGGTTGGTTCAACGTATTTTTCCTGATGCTTATCTTCGGAGGCATGATCTTAGACAAGATGGGGGTCCGCTTCACCGGTTTGATGGCAACCAGCATCATGCTCATCGGTGTTTTCATCAAGTGGTTCGGTATTTCACATAATTTTGACGGTGCAACCGTTACCGTTTTCGGTTCAGAATACGGATATCCATTGGTAGTCGCTTCATTAGGATATGCTTTGTTCGGCGTCGGCGTCGAGATTGCCGGTATCACCGTTTCGAAGATCATCGTAAAATGGTTCAAAGGCAAAGAGATGGCATTGGCAATGGGCTTGGAAATGGCTTGTGCCCGTATCGGTACAGGTTTGGCAATCGGCGTTACGCCTTTGTTGAGCCGTGCGTTCGGCAACTCCATCAGTATGCCGATCTTCATCGGTTTGATTTTGCTTTGCATCGGTTTGTTATCCTTCATCGTATTTGTTGTTATGGACAAGAGACGTGATGCGGAAGATGCCGCCGGCGCTACCGGGGAAGAAGATGCGGAAGAACCGTTCCGTTTCGGTGATATCCTGGATATCATCACGTTAAAGGGTTTCTGGTACATGGCGCTCCTTTGTGTTTTGTTCTATTCGGCTGTTTTCCCCTTCTTGAAATATGCTCCGAACCTGATGATTAACAAATTCGGCATCGATCCCGAATGGTCCGGTGTCATTCCGGCTTTGCTGCCATTCGGCAATATCCTATTAACTCCGTTCTTCGGAAACTTGTACGACCGCAAAGGAAAGGGAGCAACCATCATGATTATCGGTTCCATCATGCTGATATTCATCCACTTCACATTCTCCATTCCGATGCTGGACAACTGGCTGGTCGCTCTGATACTGATCTTGCTGCTGGGCATCGCATTCTCGCTGGTCCCTTCCGCCATGTGGCCTTCCGTTCCGAAAATCATCCCGGAAAACAAATTGGGGACAGCCTATGCACTGATATTCTGGGTACAGAACTGGGGACTGATGGGAGTTCCGTATATGATCGGTATCGTACTGGATCAATATTGCATTTCCGGAGAGATCAACGGTAAACCGACCTACGACTATACGATCCCGATGTTGATCTTCACCTGCTTCGGTGTTCTGGCACTCGTGATCTCCTTGTTGTTGAAACGTGAAGACCGTATCAAAGGCTACGGTCTGGAACTTCCGAACATCAAAAAGGACGCAGATATCGTTCTGGCTGAAGAGATGATCGGCGAAGGACAAAGATAA
- a CDS encoding response regulator transcription factor gives MDKIRVLLVEDEPTLAMIIKDTLDGEEFEVILAANGEEGLSRYKETKPDIIVTDIMMPKIDGFTMIRHIRKTDQQIPVLFLSARSAANDVVEGFELGGNDYLKKPFGMAELIIRIKALLNKISVRKEESSHFTLGQYTFDSITQTLQYCGEKQLLSNRESEILKRLCENKDHVLPMKDVLLELWGDDSFFNARSLHVFITKLRHKLSKDGSIKILNVRGIGYKLIID, from the coding sequence ATGGATAAGATCAGAGTATTATTGGTAGAAGACGAGCCGACGCTCGCCATGATCATAAAAGACACCCTGGACGGTGAAGAATTCGAAGTGATTCTCGCCGCAAACGGAGAAGAAGGGTTGTCACGATATAAAGAAACAAAGCCGGACATCATCGTCACAGACATCATGATGCCGAAAATAGACGGCTTCACGATGATACGGCATATACGGAAAACGGATCAGCAAATACCGGTCCTTTTCCTTTCCGCCCGTTCCGCAGCCAATGATGTGGTTGAAGGCTTCGAGCTGGGAGGAAACGATTACCTGAAAAAGCCGTTCGGCATGGCGGAACTTATCATCCGTATCAAAGCATTATTGAATAAAATAAGTGTCCGTAAGGAAGAAAGCAGCCACTTCACACTCGGACAGTATACATTCGACTCCATCACACAAACGCTTCAGTACTGCGGAGAAAAGCAATTGCTGAGCAACCGCGAATCCGAAATACTGAAGCGTTTGTGTGAAAACAAAGATCATGTGCTGCCCATGAAAGATGTCCTCTTGGAACTTTGGGGAGACGATTCGTTCTTCAATGCCCGCAGCCTGCATGTATTCATAACCAAGTTGAGGCATAAACTATCGAAAGACGGATCGATCAAAATACTGAACGTACGCGGGATCGGTTACAAGCTTATCATCGACTGA
- a CDS encoding chloramphenicol acetyltransferase: MKQVIDLDNWNRKEHFAFFSAFDDPFFGITTLVDFTDIYRQSKELNVSFFLYSLHFLLKCANETDAFKLRIEKDSVVRYDTIHISPTIGREDGTFGFGFFEYNTNINRFIQTATQEIERVKNGTGLSFSENTDRQDVIHYSALPWFAFSEMKHATSFKNGDSVPRISTGKLMQEGEKHLLPISICVHHGLMDGRDVADLIQKLSNSQTAS, translated from the coding sequence ATGAAGCAAGTTATCGATTTAGACAATTGGAACAGAAAAGAACATTTTGCTTTCTTTTCCGCATTCGACGACCCCTTTTTCGGGATTACAACTCTTGTGGATTTCACCGATATCTACAGACAAAGTAAAGAACTGAATGTTTCTTTTTTCCTTTATTCCCTTCATTTCTTATTGAAGTGTGCAAACGAAACCGATGCATTCAAATTACGAATAGAAAAAGACTCGGTAGTCCGTTATGATACGATCCATATCTCCCCGACTATCGGACGTGAAGACGGGACTTTCGGTTTCGGCTTTTTTGAATACAATACAAATATCAACCGATTTATTCAAACAGCGACACAGGAAATAGAAAGGGTTAAAAACGGAACAGGATTGTCATTTTCCGAAAACACAGACAGACAGGATGTCATTCACTATTCGGCATTACCCTGGTTCGCTTTTTCCGAAATGAAGCATGCTACATCTTTTAAAAACGGAGACTCCGTACCCCGCATTTCCACAGGGAAATTAATGCAGGAAGGTGAAAAGCATTTATTACCCATTTCGATTTGCGTACATCACGGGCTTATGGACGGAAGAGACGTGGCCGACCTGATACAGAAATTATCAAACAGCCAAACAGCATCCTGA
- the ispE gene encoding 4-(cytidine 5'-diphospho)-2-C-methyl-D-erythritol kinase, with protein MICFPNAKINLGLNVVSKRPDGYHNIETIFYPIPVKDALEIVGADTFSFTQTGIPVDTPTQKNLVVKALNLLKSRYEIPELEVHLLKAIPFGAGLGGGSADAAFMLKLLNDYCGLQIPEDGLEELASSIGADCPFFIRNTPVFASGTGNIFEAVELSLAGYHLCLVKPDVAVSTPEAYSMVTPAAPAISLKEIIRRPVEKWKKLMVNDFEKSVFPKYPVIVGIKETLYEKGAVYASMSGSGSSVFGLFREATDLKSLFADCFVWEGQLP; from the coding sequence ATGATCTGTTTTCCTAATGCCAAAATAAATCTGGGGCTGAATGTCGTGAGCAAACGTCCCGATGGCTACCATAATATTGAAACTATCTTCTATCCGATCCCGGTGAAAGATGCGCTGGAAATAGTCGGAGCCGATACATTCTCTTTCACACAGACGGGAATACCGGTAGATACTCCAACCCAGAAGAACTTAGTTGTCAAAGCACTGAATCTGCTGAAGTCACGGTATGAAATCCCGGAACTGGAAGTCCATCTGCTGAAAGCTATTCCCTTCGGGGCCGGACTTGGCGGAGGCTCGGCTGATGCCGCCTTTATGCTGAAGTTATTGAACGACTATTGCGGACTTCAGATCCCGGAAGACGGATTGGAAGAACTTGCTTCCTCCATCGGGGCGGATTGCCCGTTCTTTATCCGCAATACGCCGGTATTCGCATCCGGTACGGGAAATATCTTCGAAGCGGTGGAATTGTCGCTGGCAGGTTACCATCTCTGTCTTGTCAAGCCGGATGTCGCCGTCTCGACACCGGAAGCCTACTCGATGGTGACACCTGCTGCTCCGGCCATCTCTTTGAAAGAAATCATCCGGAGACCGGTCGAGAAATGGAAAAAACTGATGGTCAACGATTTTGAAAAAAGTGTTTTCCCAAAATATCCGGTCATTGTCGGGATTAAAGAGACATTGTATGAAAAGGGAGCCGTATATGCCTCCATGTCCGGTTCCGGTTCTTCCGTGTTCGGCCTGTTCAGAGAGGCGACAGATCTCAAAAGTTTGTTTGCCGATTGTTTTGTCTGGGAGGGACAACTACCATGA
- a CDS encoding S9 family peptidase, whose protein sequence is MNQKIKLIPLLLFSAFATQAAEDVKVMQYLHAGPIAVNKPILADSLNVNGKPFEAKNLVKSTIPFGRALGNAVVIDADTAGLITVPTPEKGYALHLYSFYLNSDRYTKGSLEVSGPGTFEVFVNNKPVGATSELTLEPHRYEVVIKYLTADTDTCPSTLTAKFKSEEEAEVIASLNPEKRYTSRDILEGTQFRGTSISPNGKYVLVKYYTRMEGGKSEQYAQLRDAATGQILLQDKGFILTADWMPTSNKMYFTRTGMNGKELVTVDPATMQEEILAENLPEGSFSFTPDEKTLLYTIQEEGPKDGPDMLRILEPNDRLPGFRNRYFIWRYDLQTGLYEQLTYGHNNTFINDVSADSRYLLFSTSEQDYTSLPHSSNSMYKLDLQTMTVDTLWEKAQYINGATFSPDGKQLMVFGSGNAFDNIGLNIKEGQISNTYDGQLFLYDPATRKAKALTKDFNPNVTSAQWSKFDGQIYMLTEDQDYQRIYTCNPVNGKIRRLDLPEDVIYNYSLAETAPVMYYYGQSVSNANRLYSYNTKNNKTQLIYDLSADKLKDIKFGEVHDWNFTSTDGTVIQGRYYLPPNFDASRKYPMIVYYYGGTSPTNRALEFSYSMHMYAALGYVVYTLNPSGTTGFGQEFAARHVNAWGDKTADEIIQGTEQFCKEHPFVNPKKIGCAGASYGGFMTQYLQTKTDLFAAAVSHAGISALSSYWGEGYWGYGYCSVANTGTYPWNNPEFYTKHSPLFNADKINTPLLLLHGNADTNVPVGESIQMFLALKLLGKTVEFVQVDGENHGVADYKKRLEWQNTIFAWFAKYLKDEPQWWDALYPERHL, encoded by the coding sequence ATGAATCAAAAGATTAAACTTATCCCGTTACTCCTCTTTTCGGCTTTCGCCACCCAAGCGGCAGAAGACGTAAAAGTGATGCAGTACCTTCATGCCGGGCCGATAGCGGTCAACAAGCCCATCCTGGCAGACAGCCTGAACGTCAATGGCAAGCCTTTCGAGGCAAAGAACCTGGTCAAATCGACTATTCCTTTCGGCCGCGCCCTCGGCAATGCGGTCGTTATCGATGCGGATACCGCCGGACTGATTACCGTCCCGACACCCGAAAAAGGATATGCCTTGCATCTCTATTCGTTCTACCTGAACAGCGACCGCTACACAAAAGGCTCGCTGGAAGTTTCCGGACCGGGAACATTCGAAGTGTTCGTCAACAATAAACCGGTCGGCGCCACTTCTGAATTGACCCTGGAACCACACCGCTATGAAGTGGTCATCAAATATCTGACAGCCGACACCGATACCTGTCCGTCCACGCTGACAGCCAAATTCAAAAGTGAAGAGGAAGCAGAGGTCATAGCTTCCCTTAACCCTGAAAAGCGATACACATCACGCGACATCCTGGAAGGAACGCAATTCCGGGGAACGAGCATCTCGCCTAACGGAAAATATGTGCTGGTAAAATACTACACCCGCATGGAAGGTGGAAAAAGCGAACAATATGCTCAACTGCGGGATGCTGCGACCGGACAGATCCTATTGCAGGACAAAGGGTTTATCTTAACTGCCGACTGGATGCCGACGAGCAACAAGATGTATTTCACCCGTACCGGAATGAACGGAAAAGAGCTGGTAACCGTTGATCCGGCAACCATGCAGGAAGAAATCCTGGCGGAAAACCTCCCGGAAGGCAGTTTCAGTTTTACCCCGGATGAAAAGACTTTGCTTTATACCATCCAGGAAGAAGGCCCTAAAGATGGGCCGGATATGCTTCGTATCCTGGAACCGAACGATCGTCTGCCGGGATTCCGTAACCGTTACTTCATCTGGCGCTACGATCTTCAGACCGGTTTATACGAGCAGTTGACATACGGGCATAACAATACCTTTATCAATGATGTCAGTGCCGACAGCCGTTATCTGCTGTTCAGCACCAGCGAGCAGGATTACACTTCACTGCCTCACTCAAGCAACTCCATGTATAAGTTGGATTTGCAGACCATGACGGTCGACACCTTATGGGAAAAAGCCCAATACATCAATGGGGCGACTTTCTCACCGGACGGCAAGCAGTTGATGGTATTCGGTTCCGGCAATGCTTTCGACAATATCGGTCTGAACATCAAAGAGGGGCAAATATCCAACACTTACGACGGACAGCTTTTCCTGTACGATCCGGCAACGAGAAAAGCGAAAGCGCTTACCAAAGATTTCAACCCGAACGTCACGAGTGCACAATGGAGCAAATTCGACGGACAGATTTATATGTTGACGGAAGACCAGGATTACCAGCGTATCTATACCTGCAATCCGGTCAACGGAAAAATCCGCCGTCTTGACCTGCCGGAAGACGTCATTTACAATTATTCGCTGGCCGAAACCGCTCCGGTCATGTATTACTACGGACAAAGCGTATCCAATGCCAACCGTCTGTACAGCTACAACACCAAGAACAACAAGACGCAACTGATCTACGACTTATCGGCCGACAAGCTGAAAGACATCAAGTTCGGAGAAGTCCACGACTGGAATTTCACCTCTACCGACGGGACTGTCATTCAGGGGCGCTATTATCTCCCGCCCAACTTCGATGCATCCCGGAAATATCCGATGATCGTCTATTACTACGGCGGAACCTCTCCCACTAACCGTGCGTTGGAGTTCAGTTACTCCATGCATATGTATGCAGCCCTCGGCTACGTGGTCTACACTTTGAACCCAAGCGGTACGACCGGCTTCGGACAAGAATTCGCCGCCCGTCACGTAAATGCCTGGGGAGATAAGACCGCCGATGAAATTATCCAGGGGACAGAACAGTTCTGCAAAGAGCATCCGTTCGTCAACCCGAAGAAAATCGGTTGTGCCGGCGCCAGCTACGGTGGCTTCATGACACAATATCTGCAAACAAAAACCGACCTGTTTGCTGCCGCAGTCAGTCATGCGGGCATCAGTGCCCTGAGTAGCTATTGGGGTGAAGGTTATTGGGGATATGGATATTGCTCGGTTGCCAATACGGGCACATACCCGTGGAATAATCCGGAATTCTATACTAAGCATAGTCCGCTGTTCAATGCTGACAAAATCAATACCCCTCTCCTCTTGCTTCATGGAAATGCTGACACGAACGTGCCTGTCGGAGAAAGTATCCAAATGTTCTTGGCTTTGAAACTACTTGGAAAAACAGTCGAGTTTGTACAGGTAGACGGAGAGAACCACGGTGTTGCGGATTATAAAAAACGTCTCGAATGGCAAAACACCATCTTTGCCTGGTTCGCCAAATACCTGAAAGACGAACCACAATGGTGGGATGCACTTTATCCGGAAAGACATTTATAA
- a CDS encoding sensor histidine kinase — MKTRLRFKIIAALICLSLAGLLISQGYWLKGLYVSSKKSTWDNIEEAMRMADYMELFLRMDSLTAKKFHAEINPQFKFSRDTTTVLADSAIQYTETAQELDDYLQIIGTMERNVQIFMHQKIDTLLPVDYSRFCTLLKNGLQERGIMVPFRLQVIRQGVRDSVLYTYTDASGKDEAWKNSVRFTHAIEPGQCYYDLELQSPDWVVFRNMAGILISSFLLFVVILVAFIYLLYTILRQKTIEELKTDFTNNMTHELKTPISVAYAANDVLLNYDETTNDKQKKYLNIVREQLNHLSGLVEQILTLSVENRSTFRLQPETIQVAGLLAPLIEQFKLKSDKPVEITTEVPEHMTVTADRTHLYNMLSNLIGNAIKYSGEKACRITLKGTVSSKETTLSVTDEGIGISEANQKRVFDKFYRVPNGNLHDVKGFGLGLYYVSDMMSKHNGNVTVKSQPGKGSTFTLHFKN; from the coding sequence ATGAAGACACGTCTCCGATTTAAGATAATAGCTGCACTTATTTGCCTTTCGCTTGCCGGGCTCTTGATATCACAAGGGTACTGGCTGAAAGGTTTATATGTGTCCAGTAAGAAAAGTACGTGGGATAATATAGAGGAAGCCATGCGGATGGCCGACTATATGGAACTGTTCCTGCGTATGGACTCGCTGACCGCAAAAAAATTTCACGCCGAAATAAATCCTCAATTCAAATTTAGCCGGGACACGACTACTGTTTTGGCGGATTCGGCCATCCAGTATACGGAGACTGCTCAAGAGCTGGATGACTACTTGCAGATAATCGGTACGATGGAGAGGAACGTGCAGATTTTCATGCATCAAAAGATAGACACATTACTTCCTGTCGACTATTCCCGATTCTGCACCTTACTAAAGAACGGGCTACAGGAACGGGGCATTATGGTCCCATTCCGTCTGCAAGTGATCCGGCAGGGAGTCAGAGACTCTGTGCTATATACCTATACGGATGCATCCGGAAAAGATGAAGCCTGGAAAAATTCGGTTCGCTTCACCCACGCGATCGAACCGGGACAATGCTACTACGATCTGGAACTCCAATCTCCCGATTGGGTCGTGTTCCGGAATATGGCAGGCATATTGATTTCATCTTTCCTGCTTTTTGTGGTTATCTTGGTTGCTTTCATCTATTTGCTTTATACGATCCTGCGGCAAAAGACGATAGAGGAACTTAAAACGGATTTCACCAACAATATGACACATGAGTTGAAAACCCCGATCTCCGTTGCTTATGCTGCCAACGATGTATTGCTGAACTACGATGAGACGACAAATGACAAACAAAAGAAATATCTGAATATCGTGCGGGAGCAACTGAACCATCTATCCGGTTTGGTCGAACAAATCCTCACGCTTTCTGTCGAGAACAGAAGTACTTTCCGCCTTCAGCCCGAAACGATACAGGTGGCAGGATTGCTGGCTCCGCTTATCGAACAGTTCAAACTAAAGTCAGACAAACCGGTCGAGATTACGACAGAAGTACCGGAACATATGACCGTAACGGCCGACCGTACCCATCTGTATAACATGCTCAGCAATCTGATCGGGAATGCAATCAAATATTCCGGAGAAAAAGCCTGCCGCATCACCCTCAAAGGGACGGTATCATCTAAGGAAACGACCCTCTCGGTCACAGACGAAGGGATCGGCATCAGCGAAGCCAACCAAAAGAGGGTGTTCGACAAGTTCTACCGCGTGCCCAACGGCAACCTGCATGACGTGAAAGGCTTCGGCCTCGGATTGTACTACGTCAGCGACATGATGTCCAAACATAACGGGAACGTGACGGTCAAGAGCCAGCCGGGAAAAGGCTCCACATTCACCCTTCATTTTAAAAATTGA
- a CDS encoding bifunctional folylpolyglutamate synthase/dihydrofolate synthase has product MTYEETLHYLYTSIPVFQNAGPSAYKPGLGTSIALDDHLGNPHKAYKTIHVAGTNGKGSVSHLLAAILRQSGYKVGLYTSPHLVDFRERIRVNGQKIPKEYVVDFVERNRSFFEPLQPSFFELTSSMAFDYFRAEKVDYAVIEVGMGGRLDSTNIITPILSIITNISLDHTQFLGDTVEKIAFEKAGIIKKDVPALVGEVDRHSVAQVFADAAAKAGTLVYFAQDEGLLKESYLMDTGEWYLDSAEYGQLFGELGGVVQFRNAITVLGAINLLSAAGVNIPVEAIREGFEHVVELTGLMGRWQVLQENPKVVCDTGHNAGGWQYLQIQLEEELKRHKHLFMIVGMVNDKDIDGVLDLMPEKAFYFFTQASVQRAMPAEDFATKAIFHGLSGTICDSVPEAVEKALARAGQDDIIFIGGSTFVVADALPLFLKKDK; this is encoded by the coding sequence ATGACATACGAAGAGACGCTACACTATCTATACACCAGTATTCCAGTTTTTCAGAATGCCGGACCTTCAGCCTACAAACCCGGATTAGGAACCAGTATCGCACTGGACGACCATTTAGGCAACCCGCATAAAGCCTACAAAACGATACACGTTGCAGGAACCAACGGCAAAGGCTCCGTCAGCCACCTGTTAGCCGCGATCCTGCGCCAGTCGGGATATAAAGTCGGGCTTTACACCTCCCCGCACCTGGTCGACTTCCGCGAACGAATCCGGGTAAACGGGCAAAAGATCCCCAAAGAATATGTGGTAGATTTTGTAGAACGCAACCGTTCCTTCTTCGAACCTCTCCAACCCTCCTTCTTCGAACTGACTTCCAGTATGGCATTCGACTATTTCCGTGCCGAAAAGGTGGATTATGCCGTTATCGAAGTAGGCATGGGCGGCCGCCTGGACAGTACCAACATCATCACTCCTATCCTAAGTATCATTACGAATATAAGCTTGGACCATACCCAGTTCTTAGGAGATACGGTCGAAAAGATCGCTTTTGAGAAAGCCGGAATCATCAAAAAGGACGTTCCGGCATTAGTCGGCGAAGTAGACCGCCACAGCGTGGCACAAGTTTTTGCAGACGCAGCCGCCAAAGCCGGTACATTAGTATATTTCGCCCAGGACGAAGGGTTACTGAAAGAATCTTATCTGATGGATACGGGCGAATGGTATCTGGACTCTGCGGAATACGGACAGTTGTTCGGTGAATTAGGGGGTGTCGTGCAGTTCAGGAATGCGATTACCGTATTGGGAGCGATCAACTTATTGAGCGCAGCCGGCGTAAATATTCCGGTCGAAGCGATACGGGAAGGTTTCGAACATGTGGTCGAATTGACCGGACTGATGGGGCGCTGGCAGGTTTTGCAGGAGAACCCGAAAGTCGTATGCGACACCGGGCACAACGCCGGAGGCTGGCAATATCTGCAAATCCAACTGGAAGAAGAACTGAAACGGCATAAGCACCTCTTTATGATTGTCGGCATGGTCAACGACAAAGATATCGACGGCGTATTGGACCTGATGCCTGAAAAAGCCTTTTACTTCTTTACGCAAGCATCCGTGCAACGGGCAATGCCTGCGGAAGATTTTGCGACAAAAGCAATCTTCCACGGTTTGTCGGGCACGATCTGCGATTCCGTGCCGGAAGCTGTAGAAAAAGCATTGGCACGTGCCGGACAGGACGACATCATCTTTATCGGTGGAAGCACTTTTGTTGTGGCGGACGCCTTGCCCCTGTTCTTGAAAAAAGACAAATAA